One genomic segment of Desulfovibrio oxyclinae DSM 11498 includes these proteins:
- a CDS encoding tetratricopeptide repeat protein, with product MGWNLFGRKKKRLPGEDVRAANNAVSGAAPVQDTRAAIEELSRVVKNDPEAVEIYLALGNLYRSQGEIERAIQIRNSLIVRPGLDSRFKARALFELGRDFRRGGFLDRARDAFRQAQEAGTDEGEILLEKAKLNAERGAYGEAAANYGHLGLPLPQAHYLYRHALDLFADAENTRCVKALRQAVKVYPGAFEAWSLLVVQEFRSGHTSRMASLLEDSMHSIEPGLRFVVLDELLADIRRAATNADEAKYEKAVPTMEAVDAVIPVLEELDPDVLIFYYGALFLNLRHEPDEARRWLEKALVLTPDFWLARLELFDMSRSRQSLTPFFKEQLEFFMGRARNVRRFFCSRCGLKRDTIFHICPRCGSWHSITFRTEFSN from the coding sequence TCCGGGCAGCCAATAACGCCGTTTCGGGGGCCGCGCCGGTACAGGATACCCGCGCGGCCATCGAGGAGCTGAGCCGTGTCGTCAAGAACGACCCGGAAGCCGTCGAGATTTATCTCGCGCTCGGCAACCTCTACCGCTCGCAGGGCGAGATCGAGCGTGCCATTCAGATTCGCAACAGCCTGATCGTCCGTCCCGGGCTGGACTCCCGATTCAAGGCGCGTGCGCTGTTTGAGCTGGGACGGGACTTCCGGCGTGGCGGTTTTCTGGACCGTGCCCGCGACGCTTTCCGTCAGGCGCAGGAGGCCGGCACCGACGAGGGAGAGATTCTTCTGGAAAAGGCCAAGCTCAATGCGGAACGCGGCGCGTATGGTGAAGCGGCCGCCAATTACGGTCATCTCGGCCTTCCCCTTCCGCAGGCCCATTACCTTTATCGCCATGCTCTGGATTTGTTCGCGGACGCCGAAAACACCCGTTGTGTCAAGGCGCTGCGGCAGGCGGTGAAGGTTTACCCCGGCGCATTCGAGGCATGGTCGCTGCTGGTGGTGCAGGAATTTCGCAGTGGACACACGTCGCGTATGGCGTCGCTGCTTGAAGATTCGATGCACTCCATTGAACCGGGGCTGCGTTTCGTGGTGCTGGACGAGCTGCTTGCCGACATTCGGCGTGCCGCGACCAATGCGGATGAGGCGAAGTACGAAAAGGCCGTACCCACCATGGAAGCCGTGGATGCCGTGATACCGGTTCTTGAAGAGCTGGATCCGGATGTCCTGATTTTCTATTACGGCGCGTTGTTCCTGAATCTGCGCCACGAGCCCGACGAGGCGCGCAGATGGCTTGAAAAAGCGCTTGTGCTGACACCGGATTTCTGGCTGGCCCGGCTTGAGCTGTTCGACATGTCCCGCTCCCGCCAGAGCCTGACGCCGTTTTTCAAGGAACAATTGGAATTTTTCATGGGACGCGCGAGAAATGTGCGGCGTTTCTTCTGCAGCCGTTGCGGACTCAAGCGCGATACGATATTCCACATCTGCCCTCGTTGCGGCAGCTGGCATTCCATTACGTTCAGAACGGAGTTTTCCAATTAA
- the mutS gene encoding DNA mismatch repair protein MutS produces the protein MLEQYLRFKEENPDALLFFRMGDFYELFFEDAETAAREMQVALTSRNPKDDNPIPMCGVPHHAVQTYLSQLLDKGHKVAICDQIEDPKQAKGLVQRAVTRVLTPGTVVEDSNLTAKTSNHLAAIYWDSQSGSGGLAWVDYSTGQWSGLHSKKEPELWQWAVKINPSELLVVQGRNVPPQYSDLSATVTQLPAGAFFDRTSAEERVLKAQEAASLDLLDLDGKPELVRCCGALLAYLDQTQKGNFKHLGEFKPLNLGKHLLIDEVTERNLELFRRLDGRTGKGTLWKVLDRTMTPMGGRLLERCLRQPWRELGPVVKTQETVAFLHGDDGLRGELRSALDSVYDMERLSTRVTLGRATPKDFTALRRSLSVLPNIRSMLERVTEAPQLLAKLLKGWDDMEDIHLLLESALVDSPPVVITEGGLFRQGYDGKLDELIELTDHGEAKLQELHKSETENSGIPKLKLGFNKVFGYYFEISKAHRGDIPEYFIRRQTLVNSERYITPELKELEEKLLSASDERRNLEYQLFQNLRDKLADARTRFLYMADALASLDYWQGLAETARVNDWTRPELHDGMEVEIEAGRHPVVEDAMGAANYIPNSVSISPEKRILLITGPNMAGKSTVLRMVAIFSVMSQIGSFVPARGAKLGMADRVFSRVGASDNLSQGQSTFMVEMMETARILRQATMRSLVILDEIGRGTSTYDGLSLAWAVVEELATRARGGIRTLFATHYHELTTLEGKIPGLRNLNIAVKEWKGDIVFLRRLVPGPADRSYGIEVARLAGVPRTVVQRARDVLAELEKKSQDERVGGKVENATQTLLPGLGSPAPANCPEPEEHPVVRQLSELDVDGLTPIEALTILNQWKKSL, from the coding sequence ATGCTGGAGCAGTACCTCCGGTTCAAGGAAGAAAACCCGGATGCTCTGCTCTTCTTCCGCATGGGCGACTTCTACGAGCTGTTTTTCGAAGATGCGGAAACGGCCGCCCGCGAGATGCAGGTGGCGCTGACCAGCCGCAACCCCAAGGATGACAACCCCATCCCCATGTGCGGCGTGCCGCATCATGCGGTACAGACGTATCTTTCCCAGCTGCTGGACAAGGGGCACAAGGTCGCCATCTGCGACCAGATTGAGGACCCCAAGCAGGCGAAAGGTCTTGTCCAGCGAGCGGTGACCCGCGTTCTCACGCCCGGCACCGTGGTCGAGGACTCCAACCTTACCGCCAAGACCAGCAACCATCTTGCCGCCATTTACTGGGATTCACAGTCCGGTTCCGGCGGCCTTGCATGGGTCGATTATTCCACTGGCCAGTGGTCCGGGCTTCATTCCAAAAAGGAGCCGGAACTCTGGCAGTGGGCCGTGAAAATCAACCCGAGCGAACTGCTTGTCGTTCAGGGCCGCAACGTGCCGCCTCAGTACTCGGACCTTTCGGCCACCGTCACCCAGCTTCCTGCGGGTGCATTCTTCGACCGCACATCTGCCGAGGAGCGTGTGCTCAAGGCTCAGGAAGCGGCCAGCCTCGACCTGCTGGATCTGGACGGCAAGCCCGAATTGGTGCGCTGCTGCGGCGCTCTGCTCGCCTATCTGGACCAGACACAGAAGGGAAATTTCAAGCATCTCGGTGAATTCAAGCCACTCAACCTCGGCAAGCACCTGCTTATCGACGAAGTGACGGAGCGCAACCTTGAATTGTTCCGCCGACTTGACGGCAGAACGGGCAAGGGAACACTCTGGAAGGTGTTGGATCGCACCATGACCCCCATGGGCGGTCGTCTTCTGGAGCGCTGTCTGCGTCAGCCGTGGCGCGAACTCGGCCCGGTAGTCAAGACGCAGGAAACCGTTGCGTTTCTGCACGGCGACGACGGGCTACGCGGTGAACTCCGCTCCGCACTCGACAGCGTCTACGACATGGAGCGCCTCTCCACCCGTGTGACGCTGGGACGGGCCACTCCCAAGGACTTCACTGCCCTGCGTCGCAGTCTTTCCGTGCTGCCGAACATCCGGTCCATGCTGGAGCGGGTCACTGAAGCCCCGCAGTTGCTTGCAAAGCTGCTCAAGGGCTGGGACGATATGGAGGACATCCACCTGCTGCTCGAATCCGCGTTGGTGGACAGCCCTCCGGTGGTCATCACCGAAGGCGGACTCTTCCGGCAAGGATACGACGGTAAACTGGATGAACTCATAGAGCTCACCGACCATGGCGAGGCCAAGCTTCAGGAGCTGCACAAATCCGAGACCGAAAACAGCGGGATTCCGAAGCTCAAGCTCGGCTTCAACAAGGTTTTCGGCTATTATTTCGAAATTTCCAAGGCGCATCGCGGCGATATTCCGGAATATTTCATCCGCCGCCAGACGCTGGTGAACTCCGAGCGCTACATTACTCCGGAGTTGAAGGAACTGGAGGAAAAGCTCCTTTCCGCCTCGGATGAAAGGCGCAATCTGGAGTATCAGCTTTTCCAGAATCTTCGCGACAAACTGGCCGATGCGCGCACGCGTTTTCTCTACATGGCGGATGCCCTTGCCTCTCTTGACTACTGGCAGGGGCTTGCCGAGACCGCGCGCGTCAATGACTGGACCCGGCCGGAACTGCACGACGGCATGGAAGTCGAAATTGAAGCCGGACGACATCCGGTGGTCGAGGACGCCATGGGGGCGGCCAACTATATCCCCAACAGCGTCAGCATCAGTCCGGAAAAGCGTATTCTGCTCATCACCGGGCCGAACATGGCCGGTAAGTCCACGGTTCTGCGCATGGTGGCGATTTTCAGTGTCATGTCCCAGATCGGTTCCTTCGTCCCTGCCCGTGGCGCGAAGCTCGGTATGGCGGACCGCGTCTTTTCGCGGGTCGGCGCCTCCGACAATCTTTCGCAGGGCCAGTCCACTTTCATGGTGGAAATGATGGAGACCGCGCGCATCCTGAGGCAGGCGACCATGCGCAGCCTCGTCATTCTCGATGAGATAGGGCGCGGCACCAGCACGTACGACGGCCTTTCGCTTGCTTGGGCCGTTGTCGAAGAACTCGCCACACGCGCCCGGGGCGGTATCCGCACGCTCTTTGCCACCCATTACCATGAACTGACCACGCTGGAAGGCAAGATTCCCGGCCTGCGGAATCTGAACATTGCGGTTAAGGAGTGGAAGGGGGACATTGTCTTTCTGCGGCGGCTCGTTCCCGGTCCCGCCGATCGTTCCTACGGCATCGAAGTGGCCCGTCTGGCGGGGGTTCCGAGAACCGTTGTCCAACGTGCCCGCGACGTCCTTGCGGAACTTGAGAAAAAATCGCAGGATGAGCGCGTCGGTGGCAAAGTGGAGAATGCAACCCAGACGCTGCTTCCCGGTCTTGGCTCCCCTGCCCCTGCGAATTGCCCGGAACCGGAGGAACACCCGGTCGTCCGTCAGCTGTCGGAGCTTGACGTGGACGGACTGACGCCCATCGAGGCGCTGACCATCCTCAACCAGTGGAAGAAATCCCTTTAG
- the lysA gene encoding diaminopimelate decarboxylase: MHHFEFRDGTLFAEEIAVNELADTYGTPLYVYSAATFKRHFEAFDSAFDGLEHMTCYSVKANSNLSVLKLLASMGAGMDIVSGGELYRALKAGVSPEKIVYSGVGKSANEIREALAADILMFNVESLAELEKINDIAEQEGKVARVSFRINPDVDPKTHPYISTGMKKNKFGLDMEHSLKAYSRAVELPAIEPIGMDCHIGSQLTSIEPFLEALDKLLNFNEKLKGMGIEIKYLDLGGGLGITYDEEEPPHPKAFGEALTEKLKDLPMTVILEPGRVIAGNAGIMVTEVLYTKETPSKSFVIVDGAMNDLVRPSLYDSFHRIGEAEQHGRDERDVDVVGPICESGDFLARDRQLPWVHQGERLVCYSAGAYGFTMSSNYNSRRRACELIVDGDKVTVARKRESYEDLIANEL, encoded by the coding sequence ATGCATCATTTCGAATTTCGCGACGGCACGCTTTTCGCCGAGGAAATCGCGGTCAACGAGCTTGCCGACACATACGGCACCCCCCTTTACGTTTACTCCGCCGCCACGTTCAAGCGGCATTTCGAGGCTTTCGACTCCGCCTTTGACGGGCTGGAGCATATGACCTGTTATTCGGTCAAAGCCAACTCCAACCTCTCGGTGCTCAAGCTGCTCGCCTCCATGGGCGCAGGCATGGACATCGTTTCCGGCGGTGAACTGTACCGTGCTCTCAAGGCGGGCGTTTCCCCGGAAAAGATCGTCTACTCCGGCGTTGGCAAGAGCGCGAACGAGATTCGCGAAGCCCTCGCGGCGGACATACTCATGTTCAACGTGGAGTCCCTTGCCGAGCTTGAAAAGATCAACGACATAGCCGAGCAGGAAGGCAAGGTGGCCCGGGTCAGCTTTCGTATCAACCCGGACGTGGACCCCAAGACCCACCCCTACATCTCCACCGGCATGAAGAAGAACAAGTTCGGGCTGGACATGGAGCATTCGCTCAAGGCCTACTCCCGCGCCGTTGAACTGCCCGCCATCGAGCCCATCGGCATGGACTGCCACATCGGGTCGCAGCTCACCAGCATCGAACCGTTTCTTGAAGCGCTGGACAAGCTCTTGAACTTCAACGAAAAGCTCAAGGGCATGGGTATCGAGATCAAGTACCTCGACCTCGGCGGCGGCCTGGGCATCACCTATGACGAGGAAGAACCGCCGCACCCCAAGGCGTTCGGCGAGGCGCTCACCGAAAAGCTCAAGGACCTGCCCATGACCGTGATCCTCGAACCCGGCCGCGTCATTGCCGGCAACGCTGGCATCATGGTCACCGAGGTGCTCTACACCAAAGAGACCCCGAGCAAGTCCTTCGTCATCGTGGACGGCGCCATGAACGATCTGGTCCGCCCATCTCTCTATGACTCCTTCCACCGCATCGGCGAAGCCGAACAGCATGGGCGCGACGAGCGTGATGTGGACGTTGTCGGGCCGATCTGCGAATCCGGCGACTTTCTCGCCCGTGATCGTCAGCTGCCTTGGGTGCATCAGGGCGAACGCCTTGTTTGCTATTCCGCAGGCGCATACGGCTTTACCATGTCCTCCAACTACAACTCCCGCCGCAGGGCATGCGAACTCATCGTGGACGGGGACAAGGTGACGGTGGCGCGCAAGCGCGAATCGTACGAGGACCTCATAGCCAACGAGCTGTAA
- a CDS encoding RsmE family RNA methyltransferase: MARLNTFYLSPDSWPDGALQGCEVVLRGPEARHMMTVLRTPLGASVRLIDGCGRSGLFTLREGSKNKALLLADEVGRSEPPKSGVTLALGWNKSKRRDWVLEKAVEFGASGLIFWPAARSVGKVPSEPKDSWYDKMVQAAKQCEAVHLPELTTLSSLDALLDLEGFDRRVLAWENAEGAILGPEHFDGSTLVVVGPEGGLSDQEAERFMATAFEPLSLGRSVLRWETAAMHAMSLAHYARERT, translated from the coding sequence ATGGCGAGACTCAATACTTTCTATCTTTCTCCGGACTCGTGGCCCGATGGAGCCTTGCAGGGATGCGAGGTCGTTCTGCGTGGCCCGGAGGCCCGGCACATGATGACCGTCCTTCGAACGCCGCTCGGCGCTTCGGTGCGACTCATTGATGGTTGCGGCCGCAGCGGTTTGTTCACCCTTCGCGAGGGAAGCAAGAACAAGGCTCTCCTGCTGGCGGATGAGGTCGGCAGGTCCGAACCTCCTAAATCCGGGGTAACGCTCGCCCTCGGCTGGAACAAGTCGAAGCGGCGGGACTGGGTTCTGGAAAAGGCCGTGGAGTTCGGCGCTTCCGGGCTGATTTTCTGGCCAGCGGCTCGAAGCGTTGGCAAGGTGCCGTCCGAGCCGAAAGATAGTTGGTACGATAAAATGGTTCAGGCCGCCAAGCAGTGCGAGGCTGTGCATCTGCCGGAACTCACCACTCTTTCCTCCCTGGACGCCCTGCTCGACCTTGAAGGTTTCGATCGCCGCGTGCTGGCATGGGAAAACGCCGAGGGCGCGATACTTGGGCCGGAGCATTTTGACGGCTCCACACTTGTGGTAGTCGGTCCCGAGGGCGGTTTGAGCGATCAGGAGGCTGAGCGGTTCATGGCGACAGCATTTGAGCCTTTGAGTCTTGGCAGGAGTGTGCTTCGCTGGGAGACGGCGGCCATGCACGCCATGAGCCTTGCGCACTACGCACGGGAGAGAACATGA
- a CDS encoding replication-associated recombination protein A, with protein MKLEITEKQPLAEKIRPKSMDEFIGQSHIMDRITAIMEAKRLPSLLLFGPPGCGKSTLALLLARASGRSFLRVSAPEAGLSALRKKLPGYDVLILDELHRFSKAQQDFFLPILESGEITLLATTTENPSFSVTRQLLSRLHVLRLRSLSREDLEQVVHRGCAELKLELEEDAVKMLAALASGDGRTLLNLLEYTAQLPESQRSSEELRKSLPEVVMRGDRDGDSHYELASALIKSIRGSDPDAALYYLTALLETGEDPRFVSRRLMISASEDVGLGDPQALSMAVACHQAVEAVGMPEGGIIMAETAVYLALAPKSNSTYFAYRNMQKEMREHGVKPVPLHLRNASTALQREWGYGRGYQYPHNFPKAWVAQEYLPAELEGRTFYHPKDQGAEPKLNAWLQQFRKLRK; from the coding sequence ATGAAGCTCGAAATCACGGAAAAGCAGCCGCTGGCGGAAAAGATTCGTCCGAAGTCGATGGATGAGTTTATCGGCCAGAGCCATATAATGGACCGCATCACGGCCATCATGGAAGCCAAACGTTTGCCGAGCCTTTTGCTGTTCGGCCCTCCGGGATGCGGCAAGTCAACGCTTGCCCTGCTGCTCGCGCGCGCCTCAGGGCGCTCGTTTTTGCGTGTGAGCGCGCCGGAGGCCGGGTTGAGCGCGCTTCGCAAGAAGCTGCCGGGCTACGATGTACTCATCCTCGACGAACTGCACCGCTTTTCCAAGGCGCAGCAGGATTTCTTTCTCCCCATTCTTGAAAGCGGCGAAATCACTCTGCTCGCCACCACCACCGAGAATCCTTCCTTCAGCGTGACCCGCCAGCTTCTTTCCCGGTTGCATGTGCTTCGGCTCCGGTCGCTCTCCCGCGAGGATCTGGAGCAGGTGGTGCATCGCGGTTGCGCGGAGCTAAAGCTGGAGCTTGAAGAGGATGCGGTGAAAATGCTGGCCGCACTGGCGTCCGGGGACGGGCGTACCCTGCTGAATCTTTTGGAATACACAGCCCAGCTTCCCGAGAGTCAGCGCTCTTCGGAGGAACTCAGAAAGTCGCTCCCCGAAGTGGTCATGCGCGGCGACCGGGACGGTGATTCGCACTACGAGCTGGCCTCGGCCCTTATCAAATCCATTCGCGGCAGCGATCCTGACGCGGCGCTCTACTACCTGACTGCGTTGCTGGAGACTGGGGAGGATCCGCGTTTCGTGTCCCGGCGGCTGATGATCTCGGCCTCAGAGGATGTCGGGCTGGGTGATCCTCAGGCGCTTTCCATGGCGGTGGCCTGTCATCAGGCTGTCGAAGCGGTGGGAATGCCCGAAGGCGGTATCATCATGGCGGAGACCGCAGTGTATCTGGCTTTGGCTCCCAAGAGCAACTCCACGTATTTCGCGTACCGCAACATGCAAAAGGAGATGCGCGAGCACGGGGTGAAGCCGGTTCCGCTGCATCTCAGAAATGCTTCCACCGCCTTGCAGCGCGAATGGGGATACGGGCGCGGTTACCAGTATCCGCACAATTTCCCGAAAGCTTGGGTGGCGCAGGAATATCTTCCTGCTGAGTTGGAAGGCCGCACTTTTTACCACCCGAAGGATCAGGGCGCCGAGCCCAAACTGAATGCGTGGCTCCAGCAGTTCAGAAAGCTCAGGAAGTAG
- a CDS encoding AAA family ATPase, which yields MSVRIVVTGSECTGKTTLARALAERFGVKPVPEFLRKYFEAVGGVLTLEDAIPIAKGQLKAEKQAETAGINPLVCDTNLLSSVIYNRHYYGKCPEWIEQQLTARHYHHYFLCGTDVPWQADGQRDRPEQRAELQNHFREELLRRKVPFTELKGDVEQRLETAAEVVQELLEATS from the coding sequence GTGAGCGTGCGCATAGTCGTGACCGGCTCGGAGTGCACGGGAAAGACGACGCTCGCCCGTGCTCTGGCCGAGCGATTCGGCGTAAAGCCGGTGCCGGAGTTTCTCAGGAAATACTTCGAGGCGGTTGGAGGCGTGCTGACGCTTGAAGACGCCATTCCCATCGCAAAAGGGCAATTGAAAGCCGAAAAACAGGCCGAGACCGCCGGAATCAATCCGCTCGTCTGCGACACCAACCTGCTTTCATCTGTAATATACAACCGTCACTATTACGGCAAATGTCCCGAATGGATAGAACAGCAACTGACCGCAAGACATTATCATCATTACTTTCTCTGCGGGACCGATGTCCCATGGCAGGCCGACGGGCAGCGCGACCGACCGGAGCAGAGAGCCGAATTGCAGAACCACTTCCGCGAAGAACTCCTGCGCCGAAAGGTTCCCTTCACGGAGCTGAAAGGGGATGTGGAGCAACGTCTTGAAACCGCTGCCGAAGTCGTTCAGGAATTACTGGAAGCTACTTCCTGA
- the pnuC gene encoding nicotinamide riboside transporter PnuC: MLEIFAEAGSFVGSFVAAMGWPERISTLTGLIYIFLSVRQNPLCWPFGILSVGIWMVVVFTGKLYSDAFLQLVYVVLGFYGWYQWLRGGEDHTPLLVRHVGRKLGVRLGLIGVAATVPTWLIMSRVLDAAFPFWDALTTVVSLIAQYLLAKKYLENWVLWVIADIIYIFIYYLKGWNGYAVLMAIYTTMAVVGYVQWRKTMQVPDFREKSA, translated from the coding sequence ATGCTTGAAATATTTGCCGAGGCCGGCAGCTTTGTCGGCTCTTTCGTAGCGGCCATGGGCTGGCCGGAGCGCATCTCAACGCTTACCGGCCTCATCTACATTTTTCTTAGTGTCAGGCAGAACCCGTTATGCTGGCCGTTCGGCATTCTCAGCGTGGGAATCTGGATGGTGGTGGTCTTCACCGGCAAACTGTATTCCGATGCCTTTTTGCAGTTGGTGTACGTAGTACTGGGCTTTTACGGCTGGTACCAATGGCTGCGGGGTGGAGAGGATCACACGCCGCTTCTGGTGAGGCACGTGGGTCGAAAACTCGGGGTACGGCTCGGCCTGATCGGCGTTGCGGCCACAGTGCCCACATGGCTCATCATGAGTCGTGTTCTGGATGCGGCATTTCCTTTCTGGGATGCGCTGACCACGGTTGTCAGTCTCATCGCCCAGTACCTGCTAGCCAAGAAATATCTCGAAAACTGGGTACTTTGGGTCATTGCCGACATCATCTACATCTTCATCTACTACTTGAAGGGTTGGAACGGATACGCGGTGTTGATGGCGATCTACACCACAATGGCGGTAGTGGGCTACGTGCAGTGGCGAAAAACCATGCAGGTACCCGACTTCAGGGAGAAAAGCGCGTGA
- a CDS encoding CgeB family protein, producing MDKRLRVLVVLPMYGGSLPVGRFCAQGLRECGHLVEVFEAPDFHPSYKALEDLKVTTDRLDYLQNSYLQVVSQAILAKVETFEPDLVLCMAQAPMSIQALKRLRRDKVATAMWFVEDYRLFTYWKAYAPYYDVFAVIQREGIMEGLQEIGQQNGVYLPLAAQPDFHQPLDMSDVDRRKFGAEISFMGAGYPNRRMAFRELIRPGFKLWGTEWDGDHVLEPYLQMEGRRVTPEECVKIFNGSAINLNLHSSVQAKTLVTHGDFINPRTFEVAACGSFQLVDRRTLMPGAFAEDELAVFDSMGELKDKIEYYLAHPDERQAIAQRGRARVLADHTYANRMRTLLDFVEQRLDNWPPERERSDLYPEGFPEELKGELKGLLAELSLPEDATFEDLCWAIRSRQGELSGLDTAILFLEEWRKLYK from the coding sequence ATGGACAAGCGGTTACGAGTTCTGGTGGTTCTTCCCATGTACGGCGGTTCACTGCCGGTGGGCCGGTTTTGCGCACAGGGTCTGCGTGAATGCGGGCACCTCGTGGAGGTGTTCGAGGCCCCGGATTTCCACCCTTCCTACAAGGCGCTTGAAGACCTCAAAGTGACCACGGACCGGCTGGACTATCTTCAGAACTCCTATCTCCAGGTTGTTTCGCAGGCGATACTCGCCAAGGTGGAGACCTTCGAGCCTGATCTGGTTCTGTGCATGGCGCAGGCACCCATGTCCATTCAGGCCCTCAAGCGGCTTCGTCGGGACAAGGTGGCAACTGCCATGTGGTTCGTAGAAGACTATCGGCTCTTCACCTACTGGAAGGCCTATGCGCCGTACTATGACGTTTTTGCGGTGATCCAGCGCGAGGGCATCATGGAGGGATTGCAGGAAATCGGCCAGCAAAACGGGGTTTATCTTCCTCTGGCCGCACAGCCGGACTTCCACCAACCGCTCGATATGTCCGACGTGGACAGACGGAAATTCGGTGCCGAGATTTCATTCATGGGGGCAGGGTATCCGAATCGCCGCATGGCTTTTCGCGAGCTGATCCGCCCCGGCTTCAAGCTCTGGGGAACGGAATGGGACGGCGATCACGTTCTGGAACCGTATCTCCAAATGGAAGGACGACGCGTGACACCAGAGGAATGCGTCAAGATATTCAACGGTTCGGCCATCAACCTGAACCTGCATTCATCCGTGCAGGCCAAGACGCTGGTAACTCACGGCGACTTCATCAATCCGCGTACCTTCGAAGTGGCGGCCTGCGGTTCGTTTCAGCTTGTGGATCGTCGCACGCTCATGCCGGGGGCCTTTGCCGAGGATGAACTGGCCGTCTTCGACTCCATGGGCGAATTGAAGGATAAAATTGAATACTATCTTGCCCATCCCGATGAGCGTCAGGCCATAGCACAGCGGGGCAGGGCACGCGTTCTTGCAGATCATACCTACGCCAACCGGATGCGGACCCTGCTCGATTTCGTAGAGCAACGCCTTGACAACTGGCCTCCCGAGCGCGAAAGAAGCGACCTGTATCCGGAAGGCTTCCCCGAGGAACTCAAGGGCGAACTCAAGGGGCTTCTCGCCGAGCTGTCATTACCCGAGGATGCCACGTTCGAGGATCTTTGCTGGGCAATCCGCTCCCGACAGGGCGAGCTATCCGGCCTCGATACCGCCATCCTCTTTCTTGAAGAGTGGCGCAAGCTCTACAAATAA
- a CDS encoding glycosyltransferase family 9 protein, with product MKQYLVIQVARFGDLVQTKRLIASLTARGDGNVHVLVDNSLKSLAESVYPQAIIHGITAHATALDAKSAMRAILIDNRKAFDDLASIGFDEVYNLNFSPLGFRIAALFDPETVHGHRWKNGQEIIPEWAAMAMRWTGNRRLGINIADFWAAYTNPMLPGPQVNPPAHPKGGGPGIVLAGRESRRSLPPQELAAVTAVLAARHPGPVLLLGSASEASTGREVMNCMPTALRERTRNLAGKTDWKELIEIVDSLDVLVTPDTGTMHLAAHLGTPVQAFFLSSAWCFETGPYGEGHTVYQAVQDCLPCLETAPCPYRIKCLAPFSDSAFPRFIATGKPETLPQGVTVFETAFDPLGLTFRPTHGIDMEQEARGAFRRFLGSHLGVWDAAIHPFDTTLAEQLHQPKDWTIKPNKTVY from the coding sequence ATGAAGCAGTACCTCGTCATACAGGTCGCACGTTTCGGCGACCTTGTGCAGACAAAGCGCCTGATCGCATCCCTGACCGCCAGAGGCGATGGGAATGTCCACGTATTGGTGGACAACTCACTCAAATCGCTTGCCGAATCCGTTTACCCGCAGGCCATCATCCATGGAATAACGGCTCACGCTACCGCACTGGACGCCAAATCGGCCATGCGCGCGATCCTCATTGACAACAGGAAAGCCTTTGACGATCTCGCCTCCATTGGTTTTGACGAGGTCTACAATCTCAATTTTTCCCCGCTGGGCTTTCGCATCGCCGCACTTTTCGACCCGGAGACCGTGCACGGCCACCGCTGGAAAAACGGACAGGAAATCATCCCGGAATGGGCAGCCATGGCCATGCGGTGGACAGGCAACCGCAGGCTCGGCATCAACATCGCGGATTTCTGGGCCGCTTACACCAACCCCATGCTTCCCGGCCCGCAGGTAAATCCGCCAGCTCACCCCAAAGGTGGTGGCCCGGGCATCGTTCTGGCCGGGCGCGAGTCACGCCGCTCCCTTCCGCCGCAGGAACTCGCGGCTGTGACAGCAGTCCTTGCCGCACGCCATCCCGGCCCCGTGCTGCTTCTCGGCAGTGCCTCCGAGGCTTCCACGGGCAGGGAAGTCATGAACTGCATGCCCACCGCACTACGCGAACGCACGCGAAATCTTGCGGGCAAAACAGACTGGAAAGAGCTTATCGAGATTGTGGACAGCCTTGACGTGCTGGTTACGCCGGACACCGGGACCATGCACCTCGCCGCGCATCTGGGCACTCCGGTGCAGGCCTTTTTCCTTTCCTCGGCATGGTGTTTCGAGACCGGCCCCTATGGGGAAGGGCATACGGTCTATCAGGCCGTACAGGACTGCCTGCCGTGTCTGGAAACCGCACCGTGTCCGTACCGGATCAAATGTCTGGCCCCATTCTCGGATTCTGCCTTTCCCCGCTTCATCGCCACGGGCAAACCGGAGACACTACCGCAGGGCGTCACGGTTTTTGAAACGGCCTTCGACCCCCTTGGGCTGACCTTCCGGCCAACGCACGGAATCGACATGGAGCAGGAAGCAAGAGGAGCCTTCCGACGCTTCCTCGGCAGTCATCTCGGAGTCTGGGACGCTGCAATCCACCCCTTTGACACCACGTTGGCCGAGCAACTGCACCAGCCCAAAGACTGGACTATAAAGCCAAATAAAACAGTATATTAA